The following proteins are encoded in a genomic region of Bdellovibrionales bacterium:
- the pth gene encoding aminoacyl-tRNA hydrolase, translating into MWLIVGLGNPGNKYALTRHNIGFMLIDALVRSNGNPHERSEQKALTYHFTLTDQDTRKSEKVILCKPQTFMNLSGDSVRGLVDFYKIDLDKILVAHDEVDQPFGQLKMQKERGHGGHNGIRDTHLKLGTNKYHRLRLGVGRPSGPMDVADYVLAPFSKDEMNKLPDFLSYGIDALESLVFKGYEKTATQFNKVIQES; encoded by the coding sequence ATGTGGCTAATCGTCGGTCTCGGAAATCCTGGCAATAAATACGCTCTCACCCGTCACAATATTGGCTTTATGCTTATCGATGCCCTGGTGCGCTCGAACGGCAATCCCCACGAGCGATCCGAGCAAAAAGCTCTCACCTACCACTTCACTCTCACAGATCAGGACACTCGCAAATCCGAAAAAGTGATTCTGTGCAAACCGCAAACGTTTATGAACCTCTCTGGAGATTCGGTCCGTGGACTTGTGGACTTTTACAAAATCGATCTGGATAAAATCCTTGTGGCTCACGACGAAGTCGATCAACCCTTTGGTCAGCTCAAGATGCAAAAAGAGCGCGGCCATGGTGGACACAACGGAATCCGCGACACTCATCTTAAACTGGGCACCAATAAATACCATCGCCTGCGATTAGGGGTCGGTCGTCCCAGTGGCCCTATGGATGTGGCCGATTATGTCCTTGCGCCATTTAGTAAAGACGAGATGAACAAGCTCCCTGACTTTTTAAGTTATGGGATCGACGCCCTTGAATCTCTGGTGTTTAAAGGGTACGAAAAAACAGCAACGCAATTTAATAAAGTCATTCAGGAGTCATAA
- a CDS encoding 50S ribosomal protein L25 yields MSSEFVLSIEERSAGKAHSRSSRVEKKVPTVIYGPKFKNENGLIEEKIVTKYLSARFESTIFDLKSDSPKFKNTKVLIKNIQRHPVTDRPVHLDLYALDMSSKVRLKMVLEFTGTPAGVKEEGGIFQIVMHEVEIECLPNDIPKNLVADVTELRMNNSLHVSDLKLPNGVRAVTPGERTLATVTAYVEEAVATPDAAAPAAGAAPAAGAAPAAAAAPAADKKK; encoded by the coding sequence ATGAGTTCAGAATTTGTTTTAAGCATCGAAGAGCGTTCAGCTGGTAAAGCGCACTCCCGCAGTTCTCGCGTAGAGAAAAAAGTCCCTACCGTGATCTACGGACCAAAATTCAAAAACGAAAATGGTCTCATCGAAGAAAAAATCGTAACGAAGTATTTATCCGCTCGTTTCGAATCTACAATTTTTGATCTTAAGAGCGATAGCCCTAAGTTCAAGAATACAAAAGTTTTGATCAAAAACATTCAACGTCATCCAGTGACAGATCGCCCCGTTCACTTGGATCTTTACGCTTTAGATATGTCGAGCAAAGTTCGCTTGAAAATGGTTCTCGAGTTCACAGGAACTCCAGCCGGCGTTAAAGAAGAAGGCGGGATCTTCCAAATCGTTATGCACGAAGTGGAAATCGAATGTTTACCTAACGACATTCCTAAAAATCTCGTCGCCGATGTGACAGAGCTTCGCATGAACAACTCTCTCCACGTGTCTGATCTTAAACTTCCGAACGGCGTTCGTGCGGTCACTCCTGGTGAACGTACTCTTGCCACTGTGACAGCTTACGTCGAAGAAGCCGTTGCGACTCCAGATGCTGCTGCTCCTGCTGCGGGCGCCGCTCCAGCTGCTGGTGCAGCTCCTGCCGCTGCTGCAGCCCCTGCTGCTGACAAGAAGAAGTAA
- a CDS encoding ribose-phosphate pyrophosphokinase — protein MNDLRIFTGNSNRAFAENVAKHAGTRLGKSTISRFADGEIQVEIQESVRGASVFLIQSACPPVNESYMELFIMLDALKRASAKNIVAVLPYYGYARQDRKVAPRAPISAKCMADLITTAGATRVLCVDLHAAQIQGFFNCPVDHLFAIPALAQYWKDNFGEGKDYVVVSPDAGGVERARAFAKRIDAPIAIIDKRRTGPNEAKALHLIGDVRDKTAIIVDDMIDTAGTLTQGVDSLLTNGAKKVFAVATHALFSGPAINRITESGLEKVIVTDTIPLSERSQTCEKITVTSMAPVVAEAIQRIYGNASVSSLFD, from the coding sequence ATGAACGATCTACGAATTTTCACTGGAAACTCGAATCGAGCTTTTGCCGAAAACGTGGCGAAACACGCCGGCACTCGCCTCGGAAAATCGACCATCTCGCGCTTTGCCGACGGCGAAATCCAGGTGGAAATTCAAGAAAGCGTTCGCGGAGCCAGCGTGTTTTTAATTCAAAGCGCTTGCCCACCGGTGAACGAAAGTTACATGGAACTTTTTATCATGCTCGATGCTCTCAAAAGGGCATCGGCGAAAAACATCGTCGCCGTTCTTCCCTACTACGGATATGCCCGCCAGGACCGCAAAGTGGCTCCCAGAGCCCCTATCTCGGCGAAATGCATGGCCGATCTCATCACCACGGCTGGCGCCACCCGCGTTTTGTGTGTGGACCTCCATGCCGCCCAGATCCAAGGCTTTTTTAATTGCCCCGTGGACCATTTGTTCGCGATCCCCGCCCTCGCTCAATACTGGAAAGACAACTTTGGCGAAGGTAAAGATTACGTCGTCGTGAGCCCCGATGCCGGTGGCGTGGAGCGAGCTCGGGCCTTTGCCAAACGGATCGACGCCCCTATCGCCATCATTGATAAACGCCGTACAGGCCCTAACGAGGCGAAAGCACTCCATTTAATTGGAGATGTTCGGGATAAAACGGCGATCATCGTGGATGATATGATTGATACGGCGGGCACTCTTACACAAGGTGTTGACAGCCTGCTAACCAATGGTGCAAAAAAGGTGTTTGCCGTTGCAACCCACGCGCTTTTTTCAGGTCCCGCGATCAACAGAATCACGGAATCCGGCCTCGAAAAAGTGATTGTTACCGATACCATTCCGCTTTCGGAGAGGTCTCAAACGTGTGAAAAGATCACCGTCACATCGATGGCTCCGGTGGTTGCAGAAGCGATACAAAGAATTTACGGAAACGCATCTGTCAGTTCTTTATTTGATTAA